The following are from one region of the Aspergillus luchuensis IFO 4308 DNA, chromosome 4, nearly complete sequence genome:
- a CDS encoding putative alcohol dehydrogenase (COG:Q;~EggNog:ENOG410PJR0;~InterPro:IPR013154,IPR013149,IPR002328,IPR036291, IPR011032,IPR020843;~PFAM:PF00107,PF08240;~go_function: GO:0008270 - zinc ion binding [Evidence IEA];~go_function: GO:0016491 - oxidoreductase activity [Evidence IEA];~go_process: GO:0055114 - oxidation-reduction process [Evidence IEA]) encodes MAPSVLLSSPAPTSTSKSSPTEQVQLSPPFPNPSLQITADHNLKFVPAPVYAPRRGEVLLQIKATGVCGSDIHFWKTGRIGELVFEGDCIIGHEAAGVVLKCGDGVTHLQPGDRVAVEPGVPCEQCFLCDDGRYNLCEDVQFAGVYPYAGTIQRYKVHPAKWLHKLPDNISYLEGALLEPLSVVMRGIQVARLHLGRGVVVCGAGPIGLIALAAARASGAHPIVITDIEPKRLAFAKEFAPWCNTYQVNPALDAEGNAKAIRAIFGPDEYNAPETVLECTGVENSVCTAAFTARRGGTVVVIGVGKAVMNNLPFMHISLAEIDLRFINRYRDTWPPAIACLSGGILDLKRLVSHVFPLEKAVDALNMCADTRNGSIKVTIVDEVEATL; translated from the exons ATGGCCCCTTCTGTCCTTCTATCGAGCCCAGCTCCAACGTCTACCTCAAAGTCATCGCCAACGGAGCAGGTGCAATTGTCGCCTCCATTCCCTAATCCCTCTCTCCAGATCACAGCAGATCACAATCTAAAATTTGTCCCCGCCCCGGTGTATGCGCCTCGGCGAGGTGAGGTCCTACTGCAAATCAAAGCCACTGGCGTCTGTGG GTCCGATATTCATTTCTGGAAAACCGGTCGCATTGGAGAGCTAGTCTTCGAAGGAGATTGCATAATTGGCCATGAAGCAGCGGGTGTGGTGCTAAAGTGTGGAGATGGAGTGACCCATCTCCAGCCTG GTGACAGAGTCGCCGTCGAACCTGGGGTTCCTTGCGAACAGTGCTTCCTCTGTGATGACGGTCGCTATAACCTTTGCGAAGACGTCCAATTTGCGGGAGTATATCCTTATGCGGGTACCATCCAACGTTACAAGGTCCACCCGGCCAAATGGTTACATAA GCTTCCAGACAATATATCCTATCTTGAAGGGGCCCTCCTCGAGCCACTTTCGGTCGTCATGCGCGGAATTCAGGTCGCGCGTCTCCACTTAGGTCGTGGTGTAGTCGTATGTGGTGCTGGGCCTATTGGACTGATCGCCCTCGCAGCTGCTCGGGCATCAGGGGCCCACCCCATAGTCATCACAGATATTGAGCCAAAGCGGCTCGCCTTTGCAAAGGAATTTGCGCCTTGGTGCAACACATACCAGGTTAATCCAGCACTAGATGCAGAAGGCAACGCTAAGGCAATCCGAGCTATTTTTGGTCCGGACGAGTACAACGCGCCAGAAACTGTATTAGAGTGTACTGGTGTTGAGAACAGTGTGTGTACTGCAGCATTTACCGCTCGTCGGGGTGGTACGGTGGTCGTCATTGGCGTGGGAAAGGCAGTAATGAACAACCTGCCATTTATGCATATTTCCCTGGCAGAG ATTGATTTGCGGTTCATCAACCGATACCGCGATACCTGGCCGCCTGCTATAGCGTGTCTCAGTGGGGGCATACTGGACCTGAAGAGATTGGTGTCGCATGTTTTTCCCCTAGAAAAGGCCGTAGATGCCTTGAATATGTGTGCGGATACCAGAAACGGGAGCATTAAGGTGACcattgtggatgaggttgaaGCAACGCTGTGA